GTGAAGAAGCTGAAGGAGGTGGGTGTAGCATCCTGGCGAGGGGCCCTGGAAGGCTGACAGCAAACCCTCGCCTTTCTGATCTTCCCCCTGCTTCCCACACAGCCCTCTAATTCCCCAGCCCCTTGGTTGttctgggcccaggacagatggcACTGGGAGTGGCCACAATCCTTGGCTATAAGAGATTCATGCTGCCCCCCCCCATTTTCCCTGGGGGCTACAGGAGGCAGACCTGGAGTGGACCACTGTGAAGCAGAGCTTCCTGACCGAAGTGGAGCAGCTGTCACGGTGAGCCTGGGGCGGCCCTCCAGGACCACACACCACGGGACCAGCTCCCTTGGATGCAGAAACCTGCCCGGCCCAGCCTGGCTGGGGGACCAGTAGGGACTGCTCACCCCCGCTACAGCGAGACGGAGGCTGGGGGCCCGAGCACTCAGGCCCCACTTTTCCAAGCAGGTTTCGTCACCCAAACATCGTGGACTTTGCTGGCTATTGTGCTCAGAGTGGCTACTACTGCCTTGTCTACGGCTTCCTGCCCAACGGCTCCCTGGAAGACCGCCTCCACTTCCAGGTAGTCTCACCTGGCCTGGCACGCTTTCCCAGAGCTGCAGCACCTGggcagagtgggcaggaggcccAGGCTCTCGGCCTCCATGAGTGAGTCCCACcagcaggcagggcctgggctcaGTCTTTGGCCCAAGGTGGGTCACCATTTTCCGTGGCCTCTCCCTGACTGTTCCTGTATGCCCGGGAGCTGGGCCTTGGTGCCTCTATAAAAAGGGAGTTACTGACTCACAGGAACCTGGCTCAACcttctcctcttttttaaaaaatagatttttattgatttcagagagagagaaacatcgatgatgagagagaatcattgaccggctgcctcctgcacgccccacatgggattgagctcgaaacccaggcatgtgacctccaggttcaaaggtcgacgctcaaccactacgCCACGCCTCTTTGCAAACAGGGTAGCCGAAGAGTGTTGTCAGCATTGCCCTTGAGGAAAGAGGGCAGTGGGCAGCAGGCTGCACTCTCTGGACCCACATTTGGGCCCCTGTCCAGTGAGGTGCCCACAAGACACAGGGGTGAACTGCACACTGTGTTGGGGGAAGTGGAGCGAAAGCCTCCAACAATGTCCCGATCATCCTGAGACACATGAATGAACTTCAGGAACTGAGAACCGCCGAATTGTATGCTGACAGAGAGCGTGTTCCTAGCCACTTTCCCAGCGTGCTTTAATAAAGCAGTGAAATAGCTTAGTCTCAGTTCTCTTGTAAAGTAGCTCATGGAGTGAAGTGTTTGTCCAGATCCCACAGTGACAGGTGGAGGGAGGGTTGGGGTTAAAGAACGGtggcccccagcctcccccgTGCCCCTTTGCTCCCTCTGCTGCTCCAGAcccaggcctgctcccctctctcctggcctcagCGCTTGGACATCCTTCTGGGCACGGCACGGGCTATTCAGTTTTTACATCAGGACAGCCCCAGCCTCATCCACGGAGATGTCAAGAGGTAAGGAGGGGACACAGTCAGGCCCCTGGGTCCCCCGAGAGCTGCAGGAGTGGAGTCTATGGCAAGGCAATGATGCTCCCAAACCTTCCACCAGCGGGGAATGTGGTCCAGGGGAGCCCCGCCCCGAGTGCCCCTCATGAAaatgggcctgccctctcctgctcaAGGTGGAAATGGGGGACAAGGTGCAGCCCTGAGGCCTGGGACAtcacagctgggggccagggtCACTGAGCAAAAGCCAAGGACCGGCCCCCCACTGGTGTGCAGGGGCTGAACTGTGCAAGGGCGCCCCGGGCGCCGCTTGCAACCCCCAGGTAGCGGATTGTTCTGACAGTACCAACCAATTTGTGTGGGCACGGTGCGGTTTGGCGGCTTTGAGTCCAATGACATCAGGgccaggcaggtgtgggagggtaGAGCGAGCTGGGGCCAGGGCCAAGCTCACAACTTTCCCTTCTCCCCTAAGTTCCAACGTCCTTCTGGATGATAGACTGATGCCCAAACTGGGAGACTTTGGCCTGGCCCGTCTCAGCCGTTTTGCAGCAGCCAACCCTGGTCAGAGCAGCACTGTGGCCCGGACGCAGACTGTGCGTGGCACCCTGGCCTACCTGCCCGAGGAATACATCAAGACTGGGAGGCTGGCTGTGGACACCGATACCTTCAGCTTTGGCGTGGTGAGCCATGGCCCCTTCTGCTGGCTGGAGGGGGGCAGCtgaggccagccaaggcagaagGGCCTGGAGAATTCCATGTGGAGACAAGGCCAACCTGCAGGAAGCTAACGGAGCTTcacctgcaggcccctccctccctggcgtGGGCCCCTTCTTTGGCCCTGTTACCTCATTTCATATttgtcattttgcttttttaaaataaatttttattgatttcagagaggaagggagagggagagagagaagcatcaatgatgagaatcattgatcggctgcctcctgcatgccccctactggggactgagcccaaaactcgggcacgtgccctgatcaggaatagaaccgtgacctcctggttcataagtccacgctcaaccactgagccactcctgctGAGCTGtcattttgcattcttttttttaaaaatatattttattgattttttacagagaggaagggaaagggatagagagttagaaacattgatgagagagaaacatcgatcagctgcctcctgcacaccccgtactggggatgtgcccacaaccaaggtacatgcccttgaccagaatcgaacctgggacccttgagtctgcaggccgacgctctatccactgagccaaaccggtcagggccattttgcattctttttcttcAAGTTGGTGCTCCATACTGTCAAAGCTTCAGTCCCATGACATCTAGCTCTGTCCCTGTAGTGTGCTGGTCCTGATTGGCCCATCCAAGGGCCTGGCCAGTATGTCTACCCCACAAGCCACCTCTCCTTGTAGCCCTCCCCACCAAGGcctgggacagcaccatcccagAAGCCACTGCTGTGCCCTTCATCCTGCTCTCTCTCCAGGTAGTTCTGGAAACCCTGGCTGGCCAGAGGGCTGTGAAGATGCATGGTGCCAAGACCAAGTACTTGGTGAGCCTcctcaggcaggggagggagggaggcagacaggAAGCATGAGGGGCAGACAGGGtaggaggcgggggcgggggggggggcagagaggcGCTGCTCCTGACAACCAACAGGTGCAGCCCTGGAGGGTGGAATGTTCTGGAATGCAACCACAGAAGCCAACCTTTGCTGCTGCTGACTCACCTTTGAAAgtaggcagggcacaggcagcttCCTTTACCTTGCTGAAGAGAAACCTGTCTTTCTTCTGTAGATGCTCTGGGCTTTTCCAGACCCCAcccgggctggggggaggggaggggagggggcgtcccAGCAAATGCCTGCTCTTTCTGAACCCCTTTCTGGACCGATGCGGAAACAGACTTAATTCCCGAGCAGCACTTTACCAACTGGCGTACCTCTGGCCGCTTCTGCTCCTGGCTCAGGGCTGTTTCTGTCCATTGCCGAGTCTGGGCCAGGAACCAGAGAGCCAGACGGGagccctccttccctcaccttcCACACCCGTGGGCACATCCCCCTGGGGCTGCTCTCTATTGTCATCACCACCCCCAACTCCTCAGGGggtctttcttcttctttggaTCCTTTCTATTTGTTCTCTGTGCTGCGGCCAAATTAATCCACGGCCAAATTAATCGTTTAAAAACATAAAGAGCCCTGGCCCTATAGCTCAGTCGGTtggaggttgtgggtttgatcccagtctgGGCTCATACATGagtcaactaatgaatgcattaATAATTGGAACAAcgggtcaatgtttctctctctctccctcccctgctcccctcccttctcttctccctccctctcttctctctctaaaacaggggtggggaatgtccagcctgcaggccttataaggcccttgaaatcatgtggtctggccctgccaaggcattaggggtgagttaatgaaatgtttgacagCCGGCTAATTGTTAAGCTgatgattttgtatggcctgagaaagatgttaaaaatatccaagtggcccttgccagaaaaaaggttccccacccctgctctaaaatcAGTAGGAAGAGGGAAAATGTAAAGAGAACATGGAAGCCCCTTTGCTCTCCCACTGTACTGGGGGTGAAGGCCCGATGCCTGAACGCAGCCTCAACTCCCCGGGTCCCGCCGCCCCCAGCCTTCTCTCTGTCCTCTAGTCTCCCTGCTGCCTGTCCTAGGGCCTCAAAAGCCACCCCCAACTCAGGTGCTTCCTCCTGGTCCTTCCTCTCTCAGAACTCAAAGTGGCCTCCAGTCCTGGGGTGTCTCTCCATGGTATGTCCCCCTTCTTGATTCTGCCCTCTCTGGTTAGCCCATGCCTTCAGAGCCCAGCTCAGGTGCCACTTCCTCATGAGCTGCCATTGCTTTTCTAGGCTTGTTGTTGGCATCTCTCCCCTCTAGGAAGTCCGCTCTGTGAAGGTGGCCCAGGCTGTTCTGTTTGTCGCTGTATCCCTATGGCCTGGGGCAGTGGTGGGCATACAGTGGGTATTTAACCAACCGAAGCAAGACCACAGGAGTCAGTGACCGCGGGCCTGGGGAATTCAGCCAAAGGCACTGCCTCCCTAGTGGCCATGCTCACAGTGTCTGTCCCACAGAAAGACCTGGTTAAAGAGGAAGCTGAGGATGCCGGGGTGGCCCTGAAAAGCACCCAGACCACACTCCAAGCGGGTCTGGCCTCAGATGCCTGGGCTGCCCCAATCGCCTCCCAGATCTACAAGAAGCACCTGGACCCtaggcctgggccctgcccacccgagctaggcctggccctgggccagctggcctgctGCTGCCTGCACCGCCGGGCTAAGAAGAGACCCCCCATGACCCAGGTATCCTAGGGGAGGGGTCAGAAAGCATTTGAGGCACCTCCTGCCCATGGGGGCAGTGGCCTCCTGGGAACCCCACATGCCTGGCACTGCCCAGAGCGAGCCAAACAGCACCTGCCACACATCTTTCTGGAGACCGAGTCTCCGTATATTTCTCACTTAGCCGTTGGTTCTGCCTGGGGTGGCAGGAGCTCCACTGAGCCCTGCCTCGTGTATGGAGGCTAAGGGCTTTTGTTGCGCCCCCTTCTGGATGTACCGCACCACTGCACCTGCCTTTTTCTGTcccttccctggcctccacctCTTTCCCTCTGACAGTTGAGAATAGAGAAGCCCCATTTGAGGGCACCAGGGCAGTGAGATTTACgttcattttttgaaatatatttttattgatttcagagaggaagggagggggagagagagagaaacatcaatgatgagccctagctggtttggctcagtggatagagcatcggcctgtgaactgaagggtcccaagttcagttccggtcaagggcacacgcctggctTGCACgctcgatccccagcatggggtgtgcaagaggcagccaatcagtgattctcaccgttggtgtttctgtctctccctctcccttcctctctgaaatcaatttttttttaaaaaaattttttttaaagaaacatcaatgatgagaattgatcagctgcttcctgcacgccccccacaagcatgtgccctgaccagaagtggacccgtgacctcctggttcataggtcgacgctcaacccctgagccacgctggccaaaCGAGATTCACTTTCTAGAAGAGAGAAGTCATTCTCAGTCCTTAGTTTTGGTGGCTGTGACTCAGCGCTCCTTGGGGCAGGGACAAGGGGACAAGGGACAGAGCTTTCCCAGCTGCAGGATATACCATCTTAGTGGGCCCCGCAGCCCAAGCCCCAAGGCAGGTCGCAGATGCCCTGGAGCAGCCTTGCGGTTTGAGCGTCTCCTGTGAGGGCTGTGACTGATCATGGCCTAACTGGCCTGCCCAAGAGCAAGGGAGAGCCCACCCACCACGTACCCTGAACCCCTCTTTCTCCTCACAGGTATACGAGAGGTTGGAGAAGCTTCAGGCCTCAGTGGCAGGGCCGcccctggaggcagaggctgccGGCCGCAACCCCCATTCCCCACAGGAAAACTCCTACATGTCCACCACCAGCAATGCCAGTCCCTGGCAGCCCCTGGCAGTGCCCTCAGGAACCCCGGCCCCGGCGACAGAGCGGCTCCAGAAAGGCCCCAACCAGCCTGTGGAGAGTGACGAGAGTGTGTCTGGCGTGTCTGCCACCCTGCATTCCTGGCACCTGACCGCAGGCTGCCCCCCGGGCCCAGCCCTGCCAGACAGCCCTGCACAGGGGGCCGCCACGTGGACCCCTGCACCCCTCAGGCAGGCCAGCTCGAGTGCCACCCGAGAGTCATGGGGGAGCGGCCCAGAGCCCCGGCCCACGGCTGTGGAAGGTAAATGGGGACAAGTGCCCAGAATAGGGACCAGGGGCCTCCTTTGGCAGCAATCCCCATACCTTGCACCCCCAGCCTCTGGGATGAGGCCACTGTGGCCTGCTATAAGCTCACTCTCTCCCTGACCAGCTCCAGGCCTCTGTCTTAGGGCAGGTGGCCTGCCCAGCCTTGGAAAGGGGCGCACATGACAGCTCGGTGCTGTCATCTCCCCAGGCCATACCCCCcaggtggtgagaggaggccaggagctcACTTCCTGAAAGCTGGGGACAAGGAAGGCTCTGTTCATGGCCACCAGCCTCCTGGCCTCTCTGGGAGCTGAGCTGTGGGGCAGCGCCTCCTAGCCCCTGCCCTCGGGGCACCCAGGACTTCTGCCCTGAATGGGGCCAGAAGCTAGGCTGGGGACTGGGAAATCTTGAGACACTGAAGTATCTGTGAGGAGCGCCTCGGGACAACAGCCCCTGAAGCTAAGACATTGCTCTCTGTACCCCAGGATCACTCCTGGGCAGTTCCGCATCGTCGCAGCCACCACAGATTGTCATCAACCCAGCCCGACAGAAGATGGTGCAGAAGTTGGCCTTGTATGAGGACGGGGTCCTAGACAGCCTGCAGCTGCTGTCGTCCAGCTCCCTCCCAGGTACCCTGTGTGCACTCTGCAGCTGGACGCTCGGCCTCGTGCCAGCCCCAAACAGCAGTGTTCTTTCTGATGGCGCGCCGATGAGGCCCCCGCTCCCCCAGGGTGTGGGCCAGCGCGGAGGCAGGCCACCCACCCTGTCTCACAATGGCTGgaagcccagcctggccctgtgccTCCCTCATTTTCTTCTGGAACAGCACCTTCCCTTAGCCCTGGGGTGCCAGTGCCCCCGTTTGCTTCCAGCAAGCATTTTCCACGCAGGTGCGAtttgaacaaggaatagaaaccCCTCATTCCAGAGAGCATCCTGGGAGCTGAGGGGAGCCATGGCCCAGCCCTGTGGCAGTCAAGGAGGCTCCCCCATTGATTAACTGGCATTTCCTCCCCCTGCAGGCTTGGGCCTGGACCACCGAAACAGGCGGGGCCCGGAAGAGAGTGATGACTTTCAGAGCTGATCTCTTCACCCAGACAGATCCCCCAAACCCGGAAGTCAAAGTTCTCATGGTTGGAAGTTCTCATAGCACACACAAACCCTCAGCAGCCTGTGGGCAGTAGGGATGGGGCCCCTGTGCTGTAGGGGtgtgggcacaggccagactcAGCGCCACCCGGGCCGGCTGCCGGAAGCCGTCCGTAGGGCAGGACATCTCAAAGGCCTGCCTTCAGCCCAGCACTTGCGGGAGACGAAAGCCACCGTcatgggaggggtgtgtgtgggaggaatGCATGTCTGAaggctgctggctgcccaggccagaggagagTGGGTGGGACCACTGGTACAATGGGATGCAGCAGGGAGCCggctcccctgagggctgggCAAGGCATATGCAGCCCAGGCCAACAGCAGCAGGCTGTAGCCCTTCCCTTTGTCCCTGGCACTCCGTGCAAGAGTCAGGTGAGGCCCGGGGCCCTCCCAGCAGCTTGCGACGTGGAAAAGTGAGGTGTGGTTGCCCGATGGTTCAATCCACTAGAAGTGAGCGTTCTGAGATACCCCAGAGAGTCCAGCAGCGCCCCACATCAGGCCAGTGTCTGTAGGCTTCTCCAAGGAGCTGGGAGCCAGCCTAACGTGACTGCCTGCCAGCCAGGCCACCCCTCGATGCTACAGACAGGCTCCAAACCAAGTCCCCTCCAGAGGCTGCAGGCTCGGCATCAGGCCCAGGCTGATTGTAACAAAGGGGCCACTTCTCAAGGTTCGCTTAGGCCCGAGTCCTGTGTTACCCAGACAAAAGCCCCAAGGCGAGAAGTTGGGAtcaagacagagaaagaggaaaaagaaaacggGACTCGCAGTTTTAGAAGCAAGTGAAGTTTCATGAAAAGGAGTGTCGTCGAAAGTAGCCCAGGGCTGTAGCACAGGCTTACAATGATTTTGTGTCCACAGTCATGACACACTACATGCCCCACAAAGCTAGGCATCGGTGAAGTCCAAGTTGTACTACAACAATAAAATCTTACGTTTCAATCTCTGGTTGTACTGGTGGAGTTTGTTGCACTGAAAGCTGAAAGCTTTCCCAATGCTTTTCAACTCAGGGTTCCTGACTGCCCAGCACAAAACAccagaccccctctccccccaaatccTCTGGAGGCTCTTATTTCTGTTCCCAGTAAGTCACCATACTGGTGGCAGGTCCACAACACCACTACCCATCAGTACTCTCATGGGTTGTTAAATTTTCCCTATATATTCgatagggtttttaaaaaatatgtttttattgatttcagagagggagaaataaaaacaccaatgatgagagagaatcattgatcggctacctcctgcatggccccctcctggggattcagcctgcaacccgggcatgtgcccttgactggaattgaacctgggacccttcgttccgcaggccaatgctctatccactgagccaaaccaactagggctagtTTATGGGTTTTGATACTATTGTAAATGGTACCttcatagcattttcttttttttttaaatatattttattgattttttacagagaggaagggagagggatagagagctagaaacatcgatgagagagaaacatcgaccagctgcctcctgcacactccccactggggatgtgcccgcaaccaaggtacatgcccttgaccagaatcgaacctgggacccttgagtctgcaggctgatgctctatccactgagccaaaccggttagggcagcattTTCTAATTGGTCATTGGTAATGTATAGGAAAACAATTGAGTTTTATCTATTAGCTCGGTATTCTGTGACCTTGCTTAAATTCACTTAATTAGCTTtagcagtttgtttttttttttttttaaatatattttattgattttttacagagagaaagggagagagatagtcagaaacatcgatgagagagaaacatcgatcagccgcctcccgcacatctcccaccggggatgtgcccgcaacccaggtacatgcccttgaccggaatcaaacccgggaccttccagtccgcaggccgacgctccatccactgagccaaaccggttttggcagcttTAGCAGTTTTTTTGTAAAATACCTTGGGATAGTCTGTACACAATCacttcatctgcaaataaaggcaGTTTTAACACTTCCTTTCCAATCTgccttttagttctttttcttgccttacaGCACTAGCTAGAGCCTCTAATCAAATGTTAAATACAAGTGGTGAAAGTACAATTGTTCTCAATTGTTCTCAATTGTAGGTGCAAAATGTTCTCTTTCCCCATTAAGCATGATGCTAGCTGTAGGATTGTCAAACACTTATTTTGTCAACGTGAAACACAtccattgattttaaatattaaaccaaCTTTGCATTCCCTAGATAAAAAGAGCACTTGCTAAATTTCATTTGCTAATATCTCTCGagaatttttgcatttatgttcatgaaggatattgatTTTCTGGTAAtatcttcatctggttttggtatcaaggcttcataaaataaatttgaaagtgCTCCCTTCTCTTATTTTCTTAAAGGGCTTGTATATGCTTGGTGTTAATTTCTTTAAATGGTTGATGGATTCACCAGTGAAAGCTTCTGGacctggagttttctttgtgggagatttttatttacaaattcaatttctttaattatCTATCAGCCCATTCAGTCAGGTTTTCTGCTTCATGTGTCAGTTTTAGTAATTTGTGTCTTTCCaagaatttgtctatttcatctaaaTTATAAAGTTAGTAATCCCCCCCCTTATCATCTTTTATACCTGTAGATACTATAGTGACATCCCctttcattcctgatattggtaatttctgtctttcctttttttcatcgTCCtatatcagcaattttcaacctttttcatctcatggcacacataaactaattactaaaattctgcagcacaccaaaaatattttttgccaaactgacaaaaaataggtataattttgattcattcacactaaatagctattgtgttggctgttgtcatgtgttcatttgacaatataagggaaaagaggtcagtgccctgactagtcaggtactgcatgttttgaaaattcttggcagcacactggttgaaaaccGCTGTCCTAGATAGCTTATcgattttatcaaatattttcaaagtacccaattttggtttcattgatttttctccattgtttacccattttttattttgttaataaccACTCTTTACCCTTTCTTTTACTTACTTTGGAGTAATAAAACttattttggttttcatttgctCACCTTTTTCCAACTTCTTAAAATGTAACCTTAAAATAATTggttttaaaccttttttttctaACATAAACATTTAAAGCTACAAATTCCCTTTGAGAACAGCTTTAGTTGAATTCTACTTATTTGGATATGTTCTATTTTAATTATCATTCAGTTCATAATGTTCTCTTCCCCTGCGATTACTTCTTTAACTAATGTCTTACATAGAAGTACATTGAGTTCCCAAATATTTGGAGATTCTGCAGATACCTTTTTGTTATGTGTTTTTAATTCCATCGTGGTCAGAGAATTTACTCTGtatgattttattccttttaaaattattgagaCTTAGCTTGGTGAatgttccatatatattttgttgttgttgttgttgttgttgttaatcctcacccgaggatattttcccattaatctttttagagacagtggaagagagaggaaaacatcaatgtgagagaaacacatcgattcgttgcctcctgcacgcaccctgaccagggcccgggaggagcctgcaaccaaggtatgtgcccttgacgggaattgaacctgggacccttcagtctgcaggccaacgctctatccactgagccaaaccagctagggctgttccaTGTATATTTTAAGAGTATATATTTTGCAGTTGGGTGGAGTATCAATTAGGTCAAGGTGGTGGATAGCGTTGTTCAAGTCTTCAGtatccttgctgattttctgtctaTCAGTTCTCTCTGGCAGACTGAGAGGAAATATCACAGTCTCCAATTGTAATGGTGGATGCGTCTTTCTCCTCTCATTCTGTCAGATTTTGCAGCATCTATTTTGCATTGGGTGCATACACATTGAGGATTGCTAAGTTTTCTTCAGAAATTGACCTTTTTATATTCTGGATATGCCCCTCTTTATCTCTGGTAATATTCCTTCTTTTGATGTCTGCTTTGTCTGGTATGAATATAGTCActccagcttctttttttttaaatatatattttcttaaaatgttttttctttattgattaaagtattacatatgtgaccttaccgctccattgcccccccacccccccactcatgccctcacccccctggtgtctgtgtccattggttaggcttatgtgcatgcatacaagtcctttggttgatctctcccccttacccccacccccccccaccttccctctgaggttgacggtctgatcaatgcttctctgtctctagatctgtttttgttcatcagtttatgttataatttttattgatttttaaagagagaggaagggagagagagggggaaacatcaatgcaagagagaaacatcgatcagctacctccctgcctcctgcatgtaccctgaccacaaaccaggtatgtgccctgacccagaattgaaccagtgaccttttggtgcacaagacgacactcaaccaactgagccacaccagccagggccagccctACTTCTTTATACTTAATTTGTTTtgccatataatttttttctcttcttttaacctatctgtgtctttatatttaaagtgcacTTTATAAGATAACGTATGGTTTCAGCTTACTTTTGGAACCAGTCTGATAATATCTGCCTTTAATTGGTttgtttaatccatttacatgtaATGGTTGAGCTCAAGTCTACCATCATGCtatttgttttccatttgttCCATCTGTTCTTTGTGCCTTGTTCCCTTTGTTCCCTGACTACTTTTGTATTAATCAAGTGTTTATGATGTTCTACCTTTTCTCCACTATTGGCTTATTCACTCTAATAACTGGTTCTGCTCAAGAGCCCCCtttctgcccagctggcgtggctcaatggttgagtgtcatcctatgaaccaaaaggtcacagttcgattcctggttggggcacatgcccaggttgcgggcttgatccccagtgggggacatgcaggaggcagccaatccatgtttctatcctatcattgatatttctatctctctctcttctccctctcccttcctctctctgaaatcaataaaaaccaatttttttaaaaaggaaagaagtgttTGTTGATAGATTAAACACTACATTACACATgaactgtatataagaaaggtcaatgccgaaaccggtttggctcagtggatagagcgtcggcctgcggactgaaaggttgcaggttcgattccggtcgggggcatgtgcctgggttgcgggcacatccccagtgggagatgtgcaggaggcagctgatcgatgtttctctctcatcaatgtttctagctctctatatctctcccttcctctctgtaa
The sequence above is a segment of the Myotis daubentonii chromosome X, mMyoDau2.1, whole genome shotgun sequence genome. Coding sequences within it:
- the IRAK1 gene encoding interleukin-1 receptor-associated kinase 1 isoform X3, translated to MAGGPGPGDPAAPGAQHFLYEVPSWVMCRFYKVMDALEPSDWCQFAALIVRDQTELRLCERSEQRTASVLWPWINRNARVADLVHILTHLQLLRARDIITAWHPPAPLPPSSAKAPRTSSIPAPSEAKAPSPLKLPSSVSTVLSPAFPGFQTHSGPECGPVPSPAALQPPPRSLDSSSTKQRPENPVSFLQGNHPSPFCWPLHEISQGTHNFSEDLKIGEGGFGCVYRAVLRNTVYAVKKLKEEADLEWTTVKQSFLTEVEQLSRFRHPNIVDFAGYCAQSGYYCLVYGFLPNGSLEDRLHFQRLDILLGTARAIQFLHQDSPSLIHGDVKSSNVLLDDRLMPKLGDFGLARLSRFAAANPGQSSTVARTQTVRGTLAYLPEEYIKTGRLAVDTDTFSFGVVVLETLAGQRAVKMHGAKTKYLKDLVKEEAEDAGVALKSTQTTLQAGLASDAWAAPIASQIYKKHLDPRPGPCPPELGLALGQLACCCLHRRAKKRPPMTQVYERLEKLQASVAGPPLEAEAAGRNPHSPQENSYMSTTSNASPWQPLAVPSGTPAPATERLQKGPNQPVESDESVSGVSATLHSWHLTAGCPPGPALPDSPAQGAATWTPAPLRQASSSATRESWGSGPEPRPTAVEGSLLGSSASSQPPQIVINPARQKMVQKLALYEDGVLDSLQLLSSSSLPGLGLDHRNRRGPEESDDFQS
- the IRAK1 gene encoding interleukin-1 receptor-associated kinase 1 isoform X1 encodes the protein MAGGPGPGDPAAPGAQHFLYEVPSWVMCRFYKVMDALEPSDWCQFAALIVRDQTELRLCERSEQRTASVLWPWINRNARVADLVHILTHLQLLRARDIITAWHPPAPLPPSSAKAPRTSSIPAPSEAKAPSPLKLPSSVSTVLSPAFPGFQTHSGPECGPVPSPAALQPPPRSLDSSSTKQRPENPVSFLQGNHPSPFCWPLHEISQGTHNFSEDLKIGEGGFGCVYRAVLRNTVYAVKKLKEEADLEWTTVKQSFLTEVEQLSRFRHPNIVDFAGYCAQSGYYCLVYGFLPNGSLEDRLHFQTQACSPLSWPQRLDILLGTARAIQFLHQDSPSLIHGDVKSSNVLLDDRLMPKLGDFGLARLSRFAAANPGQSSTVARTQTVRGTLAYLPEEYIKTGRLAVDTDTFSFGVVVLETLAGQRAVKMHGAKTKYLKDLVKEEAEDAGVALKSTQTTLQAGLASDAWAAPIASQIYKKHLDPRPGPCPPELGLALGQLACCCLHRRAKKRPPMTQVYERLEKLQASVAGPPLEAEAAGRNPHSPQENSYMSTTSNASPWQPLAVPSGTPAPATERLQKGPNQPVESDESVSGVSATLHSWHLTAGCPPGPALPDSPAQGAATWTPAPLRQASSSATRESWGSGPEPRPTAVEGSLLGSSASSQPPQIVINPARQKMVQKLALYEDGVLDSLQLLSSSSLPGLGLDHRNRRGPEESDDFQS
- the IRAK1 gene encoding interleukin-1 receptor-associated kinase 1 isoform X4, translated to MAGGPGPGDPAAPGAQHFLYEVPSWVMCRFYKVMDALEPSDWCQFAALIVRDQTELRLCERSEQRTASVLWPWINRNARVADLVHILTHLQLLRARDIITAWHPPAPLPPSSAKAPRTSSIPAPSEAKAPSPLKLPSSVSTVLSPAFPGFQTHSGPECGPVPSPAALQPPPRSLDSSSTKQRPENPVSFLQGNHPSPFCWPLHEISQGTHNFSEDLKIGEGGFGCVYRAVLRNTVYAVKKLKEEADLEWTTVKQSFLTEVEQLSRFRHPNIVDFAGYCAQSGYYCLVYGFLPNGSLEDRLHFQTQACSPLSWPQRLDILLGTARAIQFLHQDSPSLIHGDVKSSNVLLDDRLMPKLGDFGLARLSRFAAANPGQSSTVARTQTVRGTLAYLPEEYIKTGRLAVDTDTFSFGVVVLETLAGQRAVKMHGAKTKYLVYERLEKLQASVAGPPLEAEAAGRNPHSPQENSYMSTTSNASPWQPLAVPSGTPAPATERLQKGPNQPVESDESVSGVSATLHSWHLTAGCPPGPALPDSPAQGAATWTPAPLRQASSSATRESWGSGPEPRPTAVEGSLLGSSASSQPPQIVINPARQKMVQKLALYEDGVLDSLQLLSSSSLPGLGLDHRNRRGPEESDDFQS